A region from the Rosa rugosa chromosome 6, drRosRugo1.1, whole genome shotgun sequence genome encodes:
- the LOC133713945 gene encoding phospholipid-transporting ATPase 1 isoform X1, protein MTSNRPLLIPSPRTPNTHDLPTLPVFPDSAKPSSAMDSENPQPTLNSSSSRRSISSVQSKPSMRYGSRGADSEAASSQKEMNDEDVRIIHINDLAHTNERFEFSGNSIRTTKYSVITFLPRNLFEQFHRVAYMYFLVIAVLNQLPQLAVFGRGVSILPLAFVLLVTAVKDAYEDFRRHRSDRIENNRLASVFVNNQFQLKKWKDVQVGEIIKIQANEGIPCDMVLLSTSDPTGVAYVQTINLDGESNLKTRYAKQETLSKLPEKDRITGMIKCEKPNRNIYGFQAFMEVDGKRLSLGPSNIVLRGCELKNTHWALGVAVYTGRETKVMLNSSGAPSKRSRLETRMNHEIIMLSLFLVVLCSVVSLCAAVWLRRESDNLDDILFYRKKDYSEDEVKDYKYYGWALEIVFTFLMSIIVFQIMIPISLYISMELVRVGQAYFMIRDSQMYDEASNARFQCRALNINEDLGQIKYVFSDKTGTLTENKMEFQCASIWGVDYNGGRGSLEKDQLVHNVQIDGIVLRPKMNVKADPDLLRLLRSEKDTNEGKHVHEFFLALAACNTIVPLVTDSSDPNVRLIDYQGESPDEQALVYAAAAYGFMLIERTSGHITIDIQGERQRFSVLGLHEFDSDRKRMSVILGCPDKTVKVFVKGADTTMFSVTDRRLNLNIIRATEAHIHAYSSLGLRTLVVGMRELTASEFEQWHSSFEAASTALIGRAALLRKVAGNIENNLIILGASGIEDKLQLGVPEAIDSLRTAGVQVWVLTGDKQETAISIGYSSKLLTRRMTQILINNSSKESCRRNLEDAILMSKKLTTVSGNEYSTRGSSGDGITSLALIIDGTSLVYILDSELEEKLFELANRCSVVLCCRVAPLQKAGIVALVKNRTADMTLAIGDGANDVSMIQMADVGVGISGQEGRQAVMASDFAMGQFRFLVPLLLVHGHWNYQRMGYMILYNFYRNAVFVLILFWYVLFTCFTLTTAITEWSSMLYSIIYTALPTIVVGVLDKDLSRMTLLSYPQLYGAGHRQECYNTKLFWVTMVDTLWQSVAVFFIPLFAYWGSTIDTSSIGDLWTLSVVILVNIHLAMDIIRWSWITHAAIWGSIIATWICVIVIDAIPYLVGYWAIFDVMKTGPFWLCLLAIIIAALTPRFCVKFLCQYYSPCDVQIAREAEKFGNLSPVQIEMNPIMELPRR, encoded by the exons ATGACCTCAAACCGGCCTCTTTTGATCCCGTCTCCAAGAACACCCAACACCCACGATCTCCCAACTCTACCTGTATTTCCCGATTCAGCAAAACCCAGTTCCGCCATGGATTCTGAaaacccacaacccactttgaattcttcttcttcgagaCGTAGCATTTCTTCCGTTCAATCCAAGCCGTCCATGCGGTATGGTTCCAGAGGAGCTGATTCCGAAGCCGCCTCGTCGCAGAAGGAAATGAACGATGAGGATGTCAGGATCATACACATCAATGATCTTGCCCACACCAATGAGAGGTTTGAGTTTTCTGGCAACTCTATAAGGACCACAAAGTACTCAGTTATCACTTTCTTGCCTAGGAATTTGTTTGAACAGTTTCATAGAGTAGCTTATATGTATTTTCTAGTGATTGCTGTGCTCAATCAGCTCCCCCAGCTGGCAGTTTTCGGCCGGGGAGTTTCCATTTTGCCATTAGCATTTGTGTTGTTAGTTACTGCTGTTAAGGATGCGTATGAGGACTTTAGGAGGCATCGATCCGACCGGATTGAGAACAATCGCCTTGCTTCGGTTTTTGTTAACAATCAGTTTCAGTTGAAGAAATGGAAGGATGTACAAGTTGgtgaaatcatcaaaattcaAGCAAATGAGGGTATTCCTTGTGATATGGTTCTGCTCTCCACCAGTGACCCAACTGGTGTGGCTTATGTGCAGACTATCAATTTAGATGGGGAGTCAAATTTGAAGACCCGGTATGCGAAGCAAGAAACCCTCTCCAAGTTGCCTGAAAAGGACAGGATTACTGGGATGATCAAGTGTGAGAAACCCAACAGGAATATTTATGGATTTCAGGCATTCATGGAGGTTGATGGGAAAAGACTGTCATTAGGTCCCTCCAACATTGTGCTTCGAGGCTGTGAGCTCAAGAATACTCATTGGGCCCTCGGGGTGGCTGTATATACTGGTCGCGAGACCAAAGTTATGCTCAATAGCTCTGGAGCCCCATCCAAGAGGAGTCGTCTCGAGACCCGTATGAACCACGAGATCATCATGCTCTCACTGTTTCTGGTCGTCTTGTGTTCAGTTGTCTCTCTGTGTGCTGCTGTTTGGTTGAGGCGCGAAAGTGATAATTTGGACGACATACTTTTCTACAGGAAGAAGGACTACTCTGAAGATGAAGTCAAGGATTATAAGTATTATGGATGGGCATTAGAGATTGTTTTCACGTTCCTCATGTCTATCATCGTGTTCCAGATCATGATCCCCATCTCTTTGTACATTTCTATGGAGCTCGTCCGGGTGGGTCAGGCTTACTTCATGATACGAGATAGTCAAATGTATGATGAGGCTTCTAATGCAAGATTTCAGTGCAGAGCTTTGAATATAAATGAAGATTTAGGACAAATTAAGTATGTATTCTCCGACAAAACTGGTACACTTACGGAGAACAAAATGGAATTTCAATGTGCAAGCATTTGGGGAGTTGATTATAATGGTGGGAGAGGCAGTTTGGAAAAGGACCAATTGGTGCACAATGTTCAAA TTGATGGAATTGTTTTGAGGCCAAAGATGAATGTAAAGGCTGACCCAGATCTTCTACGACTACTAAGAAGTGAAAAGGACACAAATGAAGGCAAACATGTGCACGAGTTCTTCCTCGCGTTGGCAGCTTGTAATACTATTGTGCCTCTTGTTACAGACTCGTCTGATCCAAATGTGAGATTGATTGATTACCAAGGGGAGTCTCCAGATGAACAGGCATTAGTTTATGCTGCTGCCGCCTATGGTTTTATGCTTATTGAAAGAACGTCTGGTCATATAACTATTGATATCCAAGGAGAAAGGCAAAG GTTCAGTGTTCTGGGTTTGCATGAATTTGATAGTGACCGGAAGAGAATGTCGGTGATATTGGGGTGCCCTGATAAAACTGTGAAAGTGTTTGTAAAAGGTGCTGACACTACCATGTTCAGTGTAACAGACAGAAGATTGAACTTGAACATAATACGCGCAACAGAAGCCCATATTCATGCTTACTCCTCTCTGGGTTTGAGAACACTTGTTGTGGGGATGAGAGAACTCACTGCTTCAGAATTTGAGCAGTGGCACTCTTCTTTTGAGGCAGCAAGCACTGCTTTAATAGGCAGGGCTGCTCTGCTTCGCAAGGTTGCTGGCAACATAGAGAACAATCTCATAATTTTAGGTGCCTCTGGTATTGAAGACAAACTGCAACTGGGGGTGCCTGAGGCCATAGACTCTCTAAGAACTGCAGGGGTTCAGGTGTGGGTTTTGACGGGGGACAAGCAAGAAACTGCCATATCAATTGGCTACTCATCAAAGCTTCTTACAAGGAGGATGACTCAGATTTTAATTAACAACAGCTCTAAGGAGTCATGTAGACGGAATTTAGAAGATGCGATACTCATGTCTAAGAAGCTCACAACGGTGTCTGGCAATGAATACAGTACCCGAGGAAGTTCGGGAGATGGTATAACTTCATTAGCTTTAATTATCGATGGTACCAGCCTTGTTTATATTCTTGACAGTGAACTTGAGGAAAAG CTATTTGAATTAGCAAATAGATGTTCTGTGGTGCTCTGTTGCCGAGTGGCTCCTCTGCAAAAAGCTGGAATTGTGGCCCTTGTAAAAAACAGAACTGCTGATATGACACTTGCCATTGGGGATG GTGCTAATGATGTTTCGATGATCCAAATGGCTGATGTTGGAGTTGGAATCAGTGGCCAAGAGGGTCGACAAGCTGTCATGGCTTCAGATTTTGCAATGGGGCAGTTCAGATTCTTAGTTCCCCTCTTATTGGTACATGGGCATTGGAATTACCAGCGAATGGGCTACATGATACTTTACAACTTTTATAGGAATGCtgtgtttgttcttattttgttttg GTATGTGCTCTTTACTTGTTTTACTCTGACAACTGCAATCACGGAATGGAGCAGCATGTTGTATTCTATAATCTACACTGCATTACCTACAATAGTTGTTGGGGTTCTTGACAAGGACCTAAGTAGAATGACCCTTCTATCATATCCTCAGCTATATGGAGCTGGTCACAGACAAGAGTGCTATAACACGAAATTATTTTGGGTAACAATGGTCGACACATTGTGGCAAAGTGTGGCTGTCTTCTTTATCCCCCTTTTTGCATATTGGGGTAGCACCATTGATACCTCAAGTATAGGAGATCTTTGGACTCTTTCGGTGGTTATATTGGTTAATATACACTTGGCTATGGATATTATTCGGTGGAGTTGGATTACACATGCAGCTATTTGGGGATCTATCATTGCAACTTGGATTTGTGTCATTGTAATTGATGCTATACCTTATCTGGTTGGCTACTG GGCCATTTTTGATGTCATGAAGACAGGACCATTTTGGTTATGTTTGCTCGCGATCATCATAGCAGCACTGACTCCCCGTTTTTGTGTAAAGTTTCTGTGTCAGTACTATAGTCCTTGTGATGTTCAGATTGCAAGAGAGGCTGAGAAGTTTGGCAATTTAAGTCCTGTACAAATAGAAATGAATCCGATCATGGAACTCCCAAGGAGATGA
- the LOC133713945 gene encoding phospholipid-transporting ATPase 1 isoform X2 yields the protein MTSNRPLLIPSPRTPNTHDLPTLPVFPDSAKPSSAMDSENPQPTLNSSSSRRSISSVQSKPSMRYGSRGADSEAASSQKEMNDEDVRIIHINDLAHTNERFEFSGNSIRTTKYSVITFLPRNLFEQFHRVAYMYFLVIAVLNQLPQLAVFGRGVSILPLAFVLLVTAVKDAYEDFRRHRSDRIENNRLASVFVNNQFQLKKWKDVQVGEIIKIQANEGIPCDMVLLSTSDPTGVAYVQTINLDGESNLKTRYAKQETLSKLPEKDRITGMIKCEKPNRNIYGFQAFMEVDGKRLSLGPSNIVLRGCELKNTHWALGVAVYTGRETKVMLNSSGAPSKRSRLETRMNHEIIMLSLFLVVLCSVVSLCAAVWLRRESDNLDDILFYRKKDYSEDEVKDYKYYGWALEIVFTFLMSIIVFQIMIPISLYISMELVRVGQAYFMIRDSQMYDEASNARFQCRALNINEDLGQIKYVFSDKTGTLTENKMEFQCASIWGVDYNGGRGSLEKDQLVHNVQIDGIVLRPKMNVKADPDLLRLLRSEKDTNEGKHVHEFFLALAACNTIVPLVTDSSDPNVRLIDYQGESPDEQALVYAAAAYGFMLIERTSGHITIDIQGERQRFSVLGLHEFDSDRKRMSVILGCPDKTVKVFVKGADTTMFSVTDRRLNLNIIRATEAHIHAYSSLGLRTLVVGMRELTASEFEQWHSSFEAASTALIGRAALLRKVAGNIENNLIILGASGIEDKLQLGVPEAIDSLRTAGVQVWVLTGDKQETAISIGYSSKLLTRRMTQILINNSSKESCRRNLEDAILMSKKLTTVSGNEYSTRGSSGDGITSLALIIDGTSLVYILDSELEEKLFELANRCSVVLCCRVAPLQKAGIVALVKNRTADMTLAIGDGANDVSMIQMADVGVGISGQEGRQAVMASDFAMGQFRFLVPLLLVHGHWNYQRMGYMILYNFYRNAVFVLILFWYVLFTCFTLTTAITEWSSMLYSIIYTALPTIVVGVLDKDLSRMTLLSYPQLYGAGHRQECYNTKLFWVTMVDTLWQSVAVFFIPLFAYWGSTIDTSSIGDLWTLSVVILVNIHLAMDIIRWSWITHAAIWGSIIATWICVIVIDAIPYLVGY from the exons ATGACCTCAAACCGGCCTCTTTTGATCCCGTCTCCAAGAACACCCAACACCCACGATCTCCCAACTCTACCTGTATTTCCCGATTCAGCAAAACCCAGTTCCGCCATGGATTCTGAaaacccacaacccactttgaattcttcttcttcgagaCGTAGCATTTCTTCCGTTCAATCCAAGCCGTCCATGCGGTATGGTTCCAGAGGAGCTGATTCCGAAGCCGCCTCGTCGCAGAAGGAAATGAACGATGAGGATGTCAGGATCATACACATCAATGATCTTGCCCACACCAATGAGAGGTTTGAGTTTTCTGGCAACTCTATAAGGACCACAAAGTACTCAGTTATCACTTTCTTGCCTAGGAATTTGTTTGAACAGTTTCATAGAGTAGCTTATATGTATTTTCTAGTGATTGCTGTGCTCAATCAGCTCCCCCAGCTGGCAGTTTTCGGCCGGGGAGTTTCCATTTTGCCATTAGCATTTGTGTTGTTAGTTACTGCTGTTAAGGATGCGTATGAGGACTTTAGGAGGCATCGATCCGACCGGATTGAGAACAATCGCCTTGCTTCGGTTTTTGTTAACAATCAGTTTCAGTTGAAGAAATGGAAGGATGTACAAGTTGgtgaaatcatcaaaattcaAGCAAATGAGGGTATTCCTTGTGATATGGTTCTGCTCTCCACCAGTGACCCAACTGGTGTGGCTTATGTGCAGACTATCAATTTAGATGGGGAGTCAAATTTGAAGACCCGGTATGCGAAGCAAGAAACCCTCTCCAAGTTGCCTGAAAAGGACAGGATTACTGGGATGATCAAGTGTGAGAAACCCAACAGGAATATTTATGGATTTCAGGCATTCATGGAGGTTGATGGGAAAAGACTGTCATTAGGTCCCTCCAACATTGTGCTTCGAGGCTGTGAGCTCAAGAATACTCATTGGGCCCTCGGGGTGGCTGTATATACTGGTCGCGAGACCAAAGTTATGCTCAATAGCTCTGGAGCCCCATCCAAGAGGAGTCGTCTCGAGACCCGTATGAACCACGAGATCATCATGCTCTCACTGTTTCTGGTCGTCTTGTGTTCAGTTGTCTCTCTGTGTGCTGCTGTTTGGTTGAGGCGCGAAAGTGATAATTTGGACGACATACTTTTCTACAGGAAGAAGGACTACTCTGAAGATGAAGTCAAGGATTATAAGTATTATGGATGGGCATTAGAGATTGTTTTCACGTTCCTCATGTCTATCATCGTGTTCCAGATCATGATCCCCATCTCTTTGTACATTTCTATGGAGCTCGTCCGGGTGGGTCAGGCTTACTTCATGATACGAGATAGTCAAATGTATGATGAGGCTTCTAATGCAAGATTTCAGTGCAGAGCTTTGAATATAAATGAAGATTTAGGACAAATTAAGTATGTATTCTCCGACAAAACTGGTACACTTACGGAGAACAAAATGGAATTTCAATGTGCAAGCATTTGGGGAGTTGATTATAATGGTGGGAGAGGCAGTTTGGAAAAGGACCAATTGGTGCACAATGTTCAAA TTGATGGAATTGTTTTGAGGCCAAAGATGAATGTAAAGGCTGACCCAGATCTTCTACGACTACTAAGAAGTGAAAAGGACACAAATGAAGGCAAACATGTGCACGAGTTCTTCCTCGCGTTGGCAGCTTGTAATACTATTGTGCCTCTTGTTACAGACTCGTCTGATCCAAATGTGAGATTGATTGATTACCAAGGGGAGTCTCCAGATGAACAGGCATTAGTTTATGCTGCTGCCGCCTATGGTTTTATGCTTATTGAAAGAACGTCTGGTCATATAACTATTGATATCCAAGGAGAAAGGCAAAG GTTCAGTGTTCTGGGTTTGCATGAATTTGATAGTGACCGGAAGAGAATGTCGGTGATATTGGGGTGCCCTGATAAAACTGTGAAAGTGTTTGTAAAAGGTGCTGACACTACCATGTTCAGTGTAACAGACAGAAGATTGAACTTGAACATAATACGCGCAACAGAAGCCCATATTCATGCTTACTCCTCTCTGGGTTTGAGAACACTTGTTGTGGGGATGAGAGAACTCACTGCTTCAGAATTTGAGCAGTGGCACTCTTCTTTTGAGGCAGCAAGCACTGCTTTAATAGGCAGGGCTGCTCTGCTTCGCAAGGTTGCTGGCAACATAGAGAACAATCTCATAATTTTAGGTGCCTCTGGTATTGAAGACAAACTGCAACTGGGGGTGCCTGAGGCCATAGACTCTCTAAGAACTGCAGGGGTTCAGGTGTGGGTTTTGACGGGGGACAAGCAAGAAACTGCCATATCAATTGGCTACTCATCAAAGCTTCTTACAAGGAGGATGACTCAGATTTTAATTAACAACAGCTCTAAGGAGTCATGTAGACGGAATTTAGAAGATGCGATACTCATGTCTAAGAAGCTCACAACGGTGTCTGGCAATGAATACAGTACCCGAGGAAGTTCGGGAGATGGTATAACTTCATTAGCTTTAATTATCGATGGTACCAGCCTTGTTTATATTCTTGACAGTGAACTTGAGGAAAAG CTATTTGAATTAGCAAATAGATGTTCTGTGGTGCTCTGTTGCCGAGTGGCTCCTCTGCAAAAAGCTGGAATTGTGGCCCTTGTAAAAAACAGAACTGCTGATATGACACTTGCCATTGGGGATG GTGCTAATGATGTTTCGATGATCCAAATGGCTGATGTTGGAGTTGGAATCAGTGGCCAAGAGGGTCGACAAGCTGTCATGGCTTCAGATTTTGCAATGGGGCAGTTCAGATTCTTAGTTCCCCTCTTATTGGTACATGGGCATTGGAATTACCAGCGAATGGGCTACATGATACTTTACAACTTTTATAGGAATGCtgtgtttgttcttattttgttttg GTATGTGCTCTTTACTTGTTTTACTCTGACAACTGCAATCACGGAATGGAGCAGCATGTTGTATTCTATAATCTACACTGCATTACCTACAATAGTTGTTGGGGTTCTTGACAAGGACCTAAGTAGAATGACCCTTCTATCATATCCTCAGCTATATGGAGCTGGTCACAGACAAGAGTGCTATAACACGAAATTATTTTGGGTAACAATGGTCGACACATTGTGGCAAAGTGTGGCTGTCTTCTTTATCCCCCTTTTTGCATATTGGGGTAGCACCATTGATACCTCAAGTATAGGAGATCTTTGGACTCTTTCGGTGGTTATATTGGTTAATATACACTTGGCTATGGATATTATTCGGTGGAGTTGGATTACACATGCAGCTATTTGGGGATCTATCATTGCAACTTGGATTTGTGTCATTGTAATTGATGCTATACCTTATCTGGTTGGCTACTG A
- the LOC133713701 gene encoding uncharacterized protein LOC133713701 has product MPANRRGSQKEKMVSPAETVTVAVSEPQRGSRPATAGSTRVVLQRKRRQNDSGGEEDDAETIGARQQKRVKQASPKVAVVTDGEVQASDLDSFVAYAEFLTDQEREFLFHLCERLGFGGLEGIVRSTAVDQSPFSSAFGHLSVGLHEMFLATSKQPRVERELRGQMTDLQRELGEAQDKLAEVQQRLTKAECDKADARGQLNVAIARDIERNNRVAELDQNIALLKDQLAAKVKKIEILLRDSASKSAEVKRLADEVAQRETKRSQVEAAAVKAFKQSAEYKKAMTEAAKAGAVANVELLNQKGAIDWVKASQPTGPSGQNSPPAKGVVPVQAEGASSGSGESGVRPVDDSQRTPPPTQFEVSRTGFLAAHTRTDGTIITPSPTARGSDQTSRLAEQQPPPEDEEVAAAPENP; this is encoded by the coding sequence ATGCCCGCTAACCGGCGTGGGTCGCAGAAGGAGAAAATGGTGTCGCCGGCTGAAACAGTCACCGTTGCGGTGTCTGAGCCGCAgaggggatcgaggcctgcCACCGCTGGATCCACACGGGTGGTGCTTCAGAGGAAGCGTCGCCAAAATGACTCCGGTGGAGAGGAGGACGACGcggagaccatcggggcccgccagcagaagagggtAAAACAGGCATCGCCCAAGGTGGCCGTAGTCACCGACGGGGAGGTGCAAgcgagcgatctggactcgtttGTCGCGTATGCAGAGTTCCTGACCGATCAAGAGCGGGAATTTCTTttccacctctgcgagcggctggggtttggcggcctagagGGGATTGTGCGCTCAACCGCCGTTGATCAATCGCCCTTCAGCTCGGCCTTTGGACATCTCTCGGTTGGGCTGCATGAGATGTTCCTGGCGACGTCTAAacagccccgggttgagcgggagctAAGGGGGCAGATGACTGATCTtcagagggagctgggggaggccCAGGACAAGCTGGCGGAGGTGCAACAGCGGTTGACCAAGGCCGAGTGTGACAAGGCGGATGCTCGCGGCCAGTTGAATGTCGCCATTGCTCGGGACATTGAGCGGAACAACCGTGTGGCTGAGCTGGATCAAAACATAGCTCTGTTGAAGGATCAGCTGGCGGCGAAGGTCAAGAAGATCGAGATCCTTCTGCGGGACTCTGCCTCCAAGTCAGCGGAGGTGAAGCGGCTGGCTGATGAGGTTGCCCAGCGGGAAACAAAGAGAAGCCAAGTGGAGGCCGCCGCCGTGAAGGCGtttaagcagtcggcggaatacaaaaagGCGATGActgaagcggcgaaggccggtGCCGTTGCCAACGTGGAACTGCTGAACcagaagggcgccatcgactgggtcaaggcgtcccagcccactGGGCCGTCAGGTCAAAACTCACCGCCCGCGAAGGGTGTGGTTCCCGTTCAGGCCGAGGGTGCCAGCTCAGGTAGCGGAGAGAGCGGTGTGCGTCCGGTGGATGACTCTCAGCGGACCCCACCTCCTACTCAGTTCGAGGTCTCCCGTACTGGCTTTCTGGCCGCCCACACTCGAACAGATGGTACCATTATAACACCAAGTCCTACCGCTCGTGGGTCCGATCAGACGAGCCGTTTGGCTGAGCAACAGCCGCCACCAGAGGATGAGGAAGTCGCCGCCGCTCCCGAGAATCCTTGA